The Erpetoichthys calabaricus chromosome 5, fErpCal1.3, whole genome shotgun sequence genome has a segment encoding these proteins:
- the LOC114652093 gene encoding albumin 1-like isoform X1 translates to MKWATLISFVILISAHFGKSDTNRLCEHFTEVKEEGFKAFVLVALSQNLHESGYEELVLLTREITTAAGACCGENPSADCSKNEAELFQSAICASNEIVNKNNLEDCCAKTGDERHQCFMERKKSIPRHKEVKKTYSAKEKCEAFKDNRLAYTGAFIYRFSRMHIMMQPRIIIDFAKRIGDLAEECCAQEENLDTCFYEKGRPVRNYLAGVTAQSHSLCAISKKYGERVIKAKKVAQYSQKLPQATPEEIGDITQKITSSVFTCCSGDSVKCMKERKQIIEDVCARDDIVSRTKHLAECCKLSIVEKGHCIEHMEPDEKPADLSEKVESYIKDADVCDKFAAGKDLFIGGFLYEYARRHPELSNQMLLRIAKGYEDELTKCCVTENPPECYGKADEKLHAAVQDNLSHFQKICALVSTQGKAAYEKLMVIRYTSIMPTASFEGIRTITYRMGGIMQECCAKDQSKLMPCAEEKLSDLLDETCAENDPATINKNVEACCNDFYSHRRLCFLDMKPDTESAPPEFSADAFPITEALCTMSDADSLTASIKLLYEVVRLKPMITTEQIKTLTDGFNALKAKCCADENKQLCFETEKATFINTSKALLTA, encoded by the exons ATGAAGTGGgccactttaatttcatttgtaaTTCTGATCTCAGCTCACTTTGGGAAGTCAG ACACCAACCGACTATGTGAACACTTCACAGAAGTAAAAGAAGAAggatttaaagcttt CGTTCTAGTCGCTCTTTCCCAGAACCTGCATGAGAGTGGCTATGAAGAACTTGTTTTACTGACGAGGGAAATTACAACTGCTGCAGGTGCCTGCTGTGGAGAGAACCCATCTGCAGACTGCTcgaaaaatgaa GCGGAACTTTTCCAAAGTGCAATTTGTGCATCCAATGAGATAGTCAATAAAAACAATCTTGAAGACTGCTGTGCCAAAACTGGAGATGAAAGACATCAGTGTTTCATGGAACGTAAAAAGAGCATTCCAAGGCACAAGGAAGTGAAAAAAACATATTCagcaaaggaaaaatgtgaaGCCTTCAAAGACAACAGACTGGCATATACGGGAGC ATTTATTTATAGATTCTCCAGAATGCATATTATGATGCAGCCACGTATAATCATTGACTTTGCTAAGAGAATTGGTGATTTGGCAGAAGAATGTTGTGCACAGGAGGAGAATTTAGACACTTGCTTTTATGAAAAg GGCAGACCAGTTCGAAATTATTTGGCTGGCGTTACTGCTCAGTCACATTCCTTATGTGCAATCAGCAAAAAATATGGAGAACGAGTTATAAAAGCAAA gaAAGTAGCTCAGTACAGCCAAAAGCTACCACAAGCCACACCAGAAGAAATTGGAGACATTACCCAAAAAATAACATCCTCTGTTTTCACATGCTGTTCTGGTGATTCAGTGAAGTGCATGAAAGAAAGG aAACAAATAATTGAGGACGTTTGTGCACGTGATGATATTGTGTCAAGAACCAAACACCTTGCAGAGTGCTGTAAGCTTTCAATAGTGGAAAAGGGACACTGCATTGAACATATGGAACCTGATGAGAAACCAGCAGACCTCTCAGAAAAAGTAGAAAGCTACATTAAAGATGCAGATGTCTGTGATAAATTTGCTGCAGGGAAGGATTTGTTCATTGGAGG atTCCTTTATGAATACGCAAGAAGACACCCAGAATTGTCTAATCAGATGCTGCTAAGGATAGCCAAGGGTTATGAAGATGAACTGACAAAATGCTGTGTAACTGAGAATCCTCCAGAGTGTTATGGCAAAGCA GATGAAAAACTTCATGCCGCTGTGCAAGACAATCTAAGTCACTTCCAGAAAATTTGTGCTCTTGTCAGTACACAAGGAAAAGCAGCATATGAGAAGCT CATGGTTATCCGGTACACAAGCATTATGCCCACAGCAAGCTTTGAAGGAATAAGGACAATAACATACAGAATGGGTGGAATTATGCAAGAGTGCTGTGCAAAGGACCAAAGTAAACTAATGCCATGTGCCGAGGAGAAA CTGAGCGATTTGCTTGATGAGACCTGTGCTGAAAATGACCCTGCTACTATAAACAAGAACGTTGAAGCCTGCTGCAATGATTTCTATTCACACAGACGGCTCTGCTTCCTTGACATGAAACCAGACACAGAATCAGCACCTCCAGAATTCTCAGCTGATGCCTTCCCTATCACTGAGGCTCTTTGTACAATGTCAGATGCAGATTCCCTGACAGCATCTATAAA ACTTTTATATGAAGTTGTAAGGCTAAAACCAATGATAACAACGGAACAAATCAAGACTCTGACTGATGGCTTCAACGCCTTGAAGGCTAAATGTTGTGCAGATGAGAACAAACAACTATGCTTTGAAACTGAG AAAGCAACATTCATCAATACAAGCAAAGCCCTTCTCACTGCATAA
- the LOC114652093 gene encoding albumin 1-like isoform X2, with protein sequence MKWATLISFVILISAHFGKSDTNRLCEHFTEVKEEGFKAFVLVALSQNLHESGYEELVLLTREITTAAGACCGENPSADCSKNEAELFQSAICASNEIVNKNNLEDCCAKTGDERHQCFMERKKSIPRHKEVKKTYSAKEKCEAFKDNRLAYTGAFIYRFSRMHIMMQPRIIIDFAKRIGDLAEECCAQEENLDTCFYEKGRPVRNYLAGVTAQSHSLCAISKKYGERVIKAKKVAQYSQKLPQATPEEIGDITQKITSSVFTCCSGDSVKCMKERKQIIEDVCARDDIVSRTKHLAECCKLSIVEKGHCIEHMEPDEKPADLSEKVESYIKDADVCDKFAAGKDLFIGGFLYEYARRHPELSNQMLLRIAKGYEDELTKCCVTENPPECYGKADEKLHAAVQDNLSHFQKICALVSTQGKAAYEKLMVIRYTSIMPTASFEGIRTITYRMGGIMQECCAKDQSKLMPCAEEKLSDLLDETCAENDPATINKNVEACCNDFYSHRRLCFLDMKPDTESAPPEFSADAFPITEALCTMSDADSLTASIKLLYEVVRLKPTVTMEQIKTLTDGFNALKAKCCADENKQQCFETERAAFINTSKGLLTA encoded by the exons ATGAAGTGGgccactttaatttcatttgtaaTTCTGATCTCAGCTCACTTTGGGAAGTCAG ACACCAACCGACTATGTGAACACTTCACAGAAGTAAAAGAAGAAggatttaaagcttt CGTTCTAGTCGCTCTTTCCCAGAACCTGCATGAGAGTGGCTATGAAGAACTTGTTTTACTGACGAGGGAAATTACAACTGCTGCAGGTGCCTGCTGTGGAGAGAACCCATCTGCAGACTGCTcgaaaaatgaa GCGGAACTTTTCCAAAGTGCAATTTGTGCATCCAATGAGATAGTCAATAAAAACAATCTTGAAGACTGCTGTGCCAAAACTGGAGATGAAAGACATCAGTGTTTCATGGAACGTAAAAAGAGCATTCCAAGGCACAAGGAAGTGAAAAAAACATATTCagcaaaggaaaaatgtgaaGCCTTCAAAGACAACAGACTGGCATATACGGGAGC ATTTATTTATAGATTCTCCAGAATGCATATTATGATGCAGCCACGTATAATCATTGACTTTGCTAAGAGAATTGGTGATTTGGCAGAAGAATGTTGTGCACAGGAGGAGAATTTAGACACTTGCTTTTATGAAAAg GGCAGACCAGTTCGAAATTATTTGGCTGGCGTTACTGCTCAGTCACATTCCTTATGTGCAATCAGCAAAAAATATGGAGAACGAGTTATAAAAGCAAA gaAAGTAGCTCAGTACAGCCAAAAGCTACCACAAGCCACACCAGAAGAAATTGGAGACATTACCCAAAAAATAACATCCTCTGTTTTCACATGCTGTTCTGGTGATTCAGTGAAGTGCATGAAAGAAAGG aAACAAATAATTGAGGACGTTTGTGCACGTGATGATATTGTGTCAAGAACCAAACACCTTGCAGAGTGCTGTAAGCTTTCAATAGTGGAAAAGGGACACTGCATTGAACATATGGAACCTGATGAGAAACCAGCAGACCTCTCAGAAAAAGTAGAAAGCTACATTAAAGATGCAGATGTCTGTGATAAATTTGCTGCAGGGAAGGATTTGTTCATTGGAGG atTCCTTTATGAATACGCAAGAAGACACCCAGAATTGTCTAATCAGATGCTGCTAAGGATAGCCAAGGGTTATGAAGATGAACTGACAAAATGCTGTGTAACTGAGAATCCTCCAGAGTGTTATGGCAAAGCA GATGAAAAACTTCATGCCGCTGTGCAAGACAATCTAAGTCACTTCCAGAAAATTTGTGCTCTTGTCAGTACACAAGGAAAAGCAGCATATGAGAAGCT CATGGTTATCCGGTACACAAGCATTATGCCCACAGCAAGCTTTGAAGGAATAAGGACAATAACATACAGAATGGGTGGAATTATGCAAGAGTGCTGTGCAAAGGACCAAAGTAAACTAATGCCATGTGCCGAGGAGAAA CTGAGCGATTTGCTTGATGAGACCTGTGCTGAAAATGACCCTGCTACTATAAACAAGAACGTTGAAGCCTGCTGCAATGATTTCTATTCACACAGACGGCTCTGCTTCCTTGACATGAAACCAGACACAGAATCAGCACCTCCAGAATTCTCAGCTGATGCCTTCCCTATCACTGAGGCTCTTTGTACAATGTCAGATGCAGATTCCCTGACAGCATCTATAAA